The Muricauda sp. SCSIO 65647 genome includes a region encoding these proteins:
- a CDS encoding Plug domain-containing protein, whose product MKKRFLLTACFVFGFFLLAQSQAHGPQAELSRSFHQAKPFYQNTQKDSLAIWREQVLLHTDSEVYKPKETLFFKAYVLTGPKQLRISASTVLRVELLDTKGNLVIDQYHRIEKGSTDGIIELPKKIDDGKYYLRAYTRWMLNYGEESLPVKEILVSKSKKGEDYKNRSISIVAEGGHFVTGLENRVVISDSDGGAINGAIIDEKGMLVAQVMDYGSGLATFTFVPGEGETYYFERREGEKIRLAPSLEEGAVLHASNINDEKIQVRVGITEGLQDGTYYLKGTNKDKEYITSEIKFDNNKDFVEVDIKKEGLPEGLLHLTLVDAYDQIWAERPFYIGEKNLRFSFVEESRPIEEGKRKVRYKLRLIDVEGNPVSSEVMVSIKNVDNIADAMAQASDERGISFLKDLKVLAQRFPETTSMAPENELPDQISYSFQNGLEFYGQAYDLNNSLLANDKIQIFIKDKKDIEVREVDTNSKGLFTLTGLQFEGEVTMTFRREGKNVKEQLVKVIPYRYELPKLQMDKGAVVEAREQVQQSGQMIPQKRLSDFDFEDKPSNLIALEAVTLIGQRKLGKVSASVYGIEPSRVVYQNPERPKTLPELFLGIPGVYVSGLGDLNPSLVLPAMAGAGPVLWVVDGFPLSQDSYYAPPLGAATSSASDFISFGNDIDNSASSGTQPSKLREVMDMVPFSDVERIELLFGANAAIYGTRGSGGVIMIYTNQGAYSTESVNRNEAQITFEGFQPPIDVEDYFASKKRKSSKTKSLSTLYWNPTLRTDENGEASLEFIVPKNLKSVLLDVKTITPEGKRGTLSSLSRL is encoded by the coding sequence ATGAAAAAAAGGTTCCTGCTCACAGCTTGCTTCGTTTTTGGCTTTTTTCTTCTTGCACAATCTCAAGCCCATGGTCCCCAAGCTGAATTATCACGTTCTTTTCACCAAGCTAAACCGTTCTACCAGAATACACAGAAAGATTCGCTCGCCATATGGCGTGAACAGGTTCTTTTACATACAGATTCAGAAGTATACAAACCTAAAGAAACCCTTTTTTTTAAAGCTTATGTGCTTACAGGACCCAAACAATTGCGCATAAGTGCAAGCACCGTGCTTCGTGTAGAGCTTTTAGATACCAAAGGCAATCTGGTCATTGACCAATACCATAGAATTGAAAAGGGTTCTACGGATGGCATCATCGAGCTCCCCAAAAAAATCGATGACGGCAAATATTACCTAAGGGCCTACACCCGTTGGATGTTGAACTATGGGGAAGAAAGCCTTCCTGTAAAAGAAATCTTGGTCTCAAAATCAAAAAAAGGGGAAGATTATAAGAACCGATCGATAAGCATCGTCGCAGAAGGTGGTCACTTCGTGACCGGCCTTGAAAATAGAGTCGTTATATCAGACAGTGACGGAGGTGCCATTAACGGAGCCATTATTGATGAAAAAGGCATGTTGGTGGCCCAGGTGATGGATTATGGCAGTGGTTTGGCAACTTTTACATTTGTGCCGGGCGAAGGTGAAACCTATTATTTTGAAAGACGTGAAGGAGAAAAAATCAGGTTGGCACCATCCCTAGAAGAGGGAGCAGTACTTCATGCCAGTAACATTAATGATGAAAAAATACAGGTCAGGGTCGGTATCACAGAAGGTTTACAGGATGGAACATATTACCTTAAGGGCACCAATAAAGACAAGGAGTATATAACATCTGAAATCAAGTTTGATAATAACAAAGACTTTGTCGAGGTAGATATCAAAAAAGAAGGTCTCCCCGAAGGTTTGTTACATCTAACCTTGGTCGATGCATATGACCAAATATGGGCGGAAAGACCCTTTTATATCGGTGAAAAAAATCTTAGGTTTAGCTTTGTCGAAGAATCCCGGCCCATAGAAGAAGGCAAGCGAAAGGTTCGTTATAAATTACGGTTGATCGATGTTGAAGGCAATCCTGTTTCTTCTGAGGTCATGGTAAGCATTAAAAATGTTGACAACATCGCTGATGCGATGGCACAGGCAAGCGATGAACGAGGTATTAGTTTTTTGAAAGATCTCAAGGTTTTGGCCCAACGCTTTCCTGAAACAACATCAATGGCCCCCGAAAACGAGTTACCCGATCAAATCAGCTATTCTTTTCAAAATGGTTTGGAATTCTATGGTCAGGCCTATGATTTGAACAATAGCCTGTTGGCCAACGACAAGATCCAAATTTTTATCAAAGACAAGAAAGATATTGAAGTAAGGGAAGTTGACACCAATTCAAAAGGCCTGTTTACTCTAACAGGGCTTCAATTTGAAGGCGAGGTGACCATGACATTTAGAAGAGAGGGTAAAAACGTCAAAGAACAATTGGTAAAGGTAATTCCCTATCGATATGAGTTACCCAAGCTACAAATGGACAAAGGAGCGGTCGTTGAGGCCCGTGAACAAGTTCAGCAAAGCGGACAGATGATACCCCAAAAACGATTGTCAGACTTTGATTTTGAAGACAAGCCTTCCAATTTGATTGCTTTGGAAGCCGTTACCTTGATCGGGCAAAGAAAGTTGGGCAAAGTTTCGGCATCGGTGTACGGCATTGAACCAAGCAGGGTGGTCTACCAAAATCCTGAACGACCAAAAACCTTGCCCGAACTGTTCTTGGGCATTCCGGGGGTATATGTTTCCGGACTGGGAGATTTAAACCCCTCTTTGGTACTACCAGCTATGGCAGGCGCTGGGCCCGTGTTATGGGTAGTAGATGGTTTTCCCCTAAGTCAAGATTCGTATTACGCTCCCCCATTAGGGGCGGCCACATCATCTGCAAGTGATTTTATATCATTTGGAAATGACATTGATAATTCTGCATCATCAGGCACGCAGCCGAGCAAGTTAAGGGAAGTGATGGACATGGTTCCATTTTCTGATGTAGAGCGCATTGAACTGCTTTTTGGGGCCAACGCCGCCATATACGGAACCCGGGGCTCGGGCGGGGTGATTATGATCTACACCAACCAAGGTGCCTATTCAACGGAGTCTGTAAATAGAAATGAAGCACAGATCACTTTTGAAGGGTTTCAACCCCCTATTGACGTGGAAGATTACTTTGCTTCAAAAAAAAGAAAATCATCAAAGACCAAAAGCCTTTCAACTTTATATTGGAACCCCACTTTAAGAACAGATGAAAATGGAGAGGCTTCCCTAGAGTTCATTGTTCCCAAAAATCTCAAAAGTGTGCTTTTAGATGTCAAGACCATAACCCCAGAGGGCAAAAGAGGCACTTTGAGTTCTTTATCAAGATTATAG
- a CDS encoding HD family phosphohydrolase, whose product MGKTLDGFYKNQSVIYKYFLYVVSAALIVFFFPRGGKFKYEFQKGKPWQYENLYAPIDFTIKKTDEEIAEERQAIRDSEVVYYSFDDQIFQDVLSDFEKGLRNTKDQGSLTNSQYNRFFAIGSELLDQVYENGIFPSLPTSGTVALVKDNQAQTLGSIFIRDVQKAETFIQAEINDQNLGVGSGILYQALTGVLRPNVLLNEELTQKALQEELSQISITRGEVSQGTLIIAKGEVVESQNLKMLTSLKEEFESELWKGDNFYYIMFGYAVLVALVLMMLFLFLKKYRPEIYANDNKVTFIFFNVILMVFVTTLVVKTNEAYVYVVPLCILPLILKNFFDARLGLFVHVLTILILGFVVPNSFEYIFLQIIAGIVTILTVSELYKRANLFVSVGQITLIYIVGYFAFHIIHEGNISGIEWITFGIFLLNGMITLFAMPLIYLYEKIFKLVSDVSLLELSDTNSKLLKELANKAPGTFHHSLQVANLAEAAANEIRANAMLVRVGALYHDIGKMNRPTFFTENQTTNANPHDDMPPKESAKIIIDHVIEGIEIARKNKIPDRVIDFIRTHHGTTLVYYFYKKQQEMDETAKDSDFKYPGPIPFSKETAILMMSDAVEAASKSLKEPTYPIIDNFVEKIVQGQIAANQFLNANITFKEIEAVKKVLKKKLTNIYHLRVEYPE is encoded by the coding sequence ATGGGAAAGACTTTAGATGGCTTTTACAAGAACCAATCGGTTATTTACAAGTATTTTCTTTATGTCGTATCGGCTGCCCTTATCGTTTTCTTTTTTCCCAGAGGGGGAAAATTCAAATATGAATTTCAAAAAGGAAAACCATGGCAATACGAAAACCTATACGCTCCGATCGACTTTACCATCAAGAAAACAGATGAAGAAATAGCGGAAGAACGGCAAGCCATACGCGACAGTGAGGTGGTATATTATTCTTTTGACGATCAAATCTTTCAAGATGTCTTATCAGATTTTGAGAAGGGTCTCAGAAACACGAAAGATCAAGGTAGTCTGACCAATAGCCAATACAACCGTTTTTTTGCAATCGGCAGTGAACTGCTTGACCAAGTGTATGAAAATGGGATTTTTCCTTCACTTCCCACTAGCGGTACGGTGGCTTTGGTCAAAGACAACCAAGCCCAGACTTTGGGCAGCATATTTATTAGAGATGTGCAAAAAGCCGAAACGTTCATTCAAGCCGAGATCAATGACCAAAATCTTGGTGTGGGATCTGGCATATTGTACCAAGCCCTTACCGGGGTTCTTAGACCCAATGTGCTGCTCAATGAAGAGCTCACACAAAAAGCATTGCAAGAAGAACTTTCACAGATATCCATTACCAGGGGTGAGGTCTCGCAAGGCACCTTGATCATAGCCAAAGGTGAAGTGGTCGAGTCTCAAAATTTAAAAATGCTCACTTCCTTAAAAGAAGAGTTTGAGTCAGAGCTCTGGAAAGGCGACAATTTTTATTATATCATGTTCGGCTATGCGGTATTGGTCGCCTTGGTATTGATGATGCTCTTTTTGTTCTTGAAGAAATATCGACCAGAAATATATGCCAACGATAACAAGGTGACCTTTATTTTTTTCAATGTCATCTTGATGGTCTTCGTGACCACTTTGGTGGTCAAGACCAATGAGGCCTATGTTTATGTGGTACCGCTCTGTATTCTGCCGTTGATTCTCAAAAACTTCTTCGATGCAAGATTGGGGCTTTTCGTTCATGTGCTCACCATTCTGATATTGGGTTTTGTGGTGCCCAACAGCTTTGAATACATCTTTTTGCAAATAATAGCGGGCATTGTCACCATACTTACCGTTTCGGAACTATATAAAAGAGCCAATCTTTTTGTATCGGTCGGTCAAATCACGCTGATTTATATTGTGGGATATTTTGCCTTTCACATCATTCATGAGGGAAATATCAGTGGAATTGAATGGATAACCTTCGGAATCTTTCTGTTAAACGGCATGATCACCCTATTTGCCATGCCACTTATATACCTGTATGAAAAAATCTTCAAGTTGGTTTCAGATGTTTCGTTATTGGAGCTCTCAGATACCAATTCAAAACTTCTGAAAGAATTGGCAAACAAAGCTCCGGGCACCTTTCACCACTCACTACAAGTGGCCAATCTTGCCGAAGCCGCCGCCAATGAAATACGGGCCAATGCCATGTTGGTCAGGGTGGGCGCGTTATACCATGATATTGGCAAAATGAACCGGCCTACTTTTTTTACCGAAAATCAGACGACAAATGCAAATCCGCATGACGACATGCCGCCTAAAGAAAGTGCAAAAATCATAATCGACCATGTGATTGAAGGTATAGAAATAGCTCGGAAAAACAAGATTCCCGATAGGGTCATTGATTTTATCAGAACCCATCACGGCACTACCTTGGTCTATTATTTTTATAAAAAGCAGCAAGAAATGGATGAAACTGCCAAGGATTCTGATTTTAAATATCCCGGCCCCATTCCATTCTCAAAAGAAACAGCAATATTAATGATGTCAGATGCAGTTGAAGCAGCTTCAAAAAGTCTCAAAGAACCTACGTATCCCATCATCGACAATTTTGTTGAGAAAATTGTGCAAGGCCAAATTGCGGCCAATCAATTCTTAAACGCCAATATCACTTTCAAAGAAATTGAAGCGGTCAAAAAGGTCTTGAAGAAAAAGCTCACCAATATTTACCATTTAAGGGTAGAATATCCAGAGTAG
- a CDS encoding acetyl-CoA C-acyltransferase encodes MKDVVIVSAVRTPIGSFMGALSSVPAPKLGAIAIKGALEKAGIKPETVDEVLMGNVVQAGTGQAPARQAALYAGIPDTVPCTTVNKVCASGMKAVMQAAQSIALGDTDIVVAGGMESMSLIPHYVHMRNGQKFGPATLVDGMQRDGLVDVYDQHAMGVCADACAVEHNFSREEQDAFAIQSYERSAKAWNEGKFADEIIPVEVPQRRGEPIVVSEDEEYKNVKMDKIPNLRPAFSKEGTVTAANASTINDGAAALVLMSAEKAAELSIKPMAKIVSYADAAQEPKWFTTAPAKALPKALAKADLKIGDIDYFEFNEAFSVVGLANIKLLGLTDENVNVNGGAVSLGHPLGCSGARILVTLLNVLEQKNAKKGAAAICNGGGGASAMVIER; translated from the coding sequence ATGAAAGATGTTGTCATCGTATCTGCCGTAAGAACCCCGATTGGAAGTTTTATGGGCGCGCTCTCTAGTGTTCCTGCCCCTAAATTGGGTGCAATTGCCATTAAAGGCGCTCTTGAAAAAGCGGGAATAAAGCCTGAGACGGTAGATGAAGTATTAATGGGCAATGTGGTACAGGCCGGTACGGGCCAAGCCCCGGCACGCCAGGCGGCCCTATATGCCGGAATTCCTGATACAGTACCTTGTACCACGGTCAATAAGGTTTGTGCCTCAGGCATGAAAGCGGTGATGCAAGCTGCCCAATCCATTGCATTGGGCGATACCGATATTGTTGTGGCCGGAGGTATGGAGAGTATGAGCCTAATACCCCACTATGTGCATATGCGGAACGGCCAAAAATTTGGCCCCGCCACTTTGGTCGATGGAATGCAGAGAGACGGTTTGGTCGATGTCTACGATCAACATGCGATGGGTGTATGTGCCGATGCCTGTGCGGTTGAACATAATTTCTCTAGGGAAGAGCAAGATGCTTTTGCGATTCAATCGTATGAGAGGTCTGCAAAGGCTTGGAATGAAGGTAAGTTTGCAGATGAGATCATTCCTGTTGAGGTCCCGCAGCGTAGGGGAGAACCCATTGTCGTTTCGGAGGATGAGGAATACAAGAACGTGAAGATGGATAAGATTCCGAACTTACGCCCAGCTTTTTCAAAAGAAGGCACAGTCACGGCAGCGAATGCTTCTACCATCAATGATGGTGCTGCAGCATTGGTACTCATGAGTGCCGAAAAGGCTGCAGAGCTTTCCATAAAGCCGATGGCCAAGATTGTCAGTTATGCCGATGCGGCCCAAGAACCCAAATGGTTTACCACAGCGCCAGCGAAGGCATTGCCAAAAGCGCTGGCAAAGGCTGACCTAAAGATCGGAGACATAGATTATTTTGAGTTCAATGAGGCTTTTTCGGTAGTGGGTCTCGCCAATATCAAACTTCTTGGGCTAACCGATGAAAATGTCAATGTAAACGGTGGGGCCGTTTCTTTAGGCCACCCACTGGGTTGTTCAGGTGCTCGAATATTGGTCACGTTGTTGAACGTTCTTGAGCAGAAAAATGCCAAAAAAGGTGCAGCGGCGATATGCAATGGTGGAGGTGGCGCTTCTGCAATGGTTATTGAACGATAA
- a CDS encoding NlpC/P60 family protein, with amino-acid sequence MKYGICPLSIVPVRADKEYMAEMTSQLLYGEGFKVLEQQKKWSKIRNAYDHHEGWVENGQYREITEDEYKGLTSGAEELSQDLIAHIALSNQSLMPILFGSITSGSQLLKHHFEGNAVQGAKKKKNLVETALLYLNAPFLSGGKTPFGVDASGFSQMVYRINGYQLKRDVEEQSREGQALSFIEESEPGDLAFFDDKEARIDHVGIILPDNYIIHVNGRVRIDRLDHTGIFNTEINRYTHQLRVIKKIA; translated from the coding sequence ATGAAGTACGGTATCTGTCCTTTAAGTATTGTTCCCGTTAGGGCCGATAAAGAATACATGGCCGAAATGACCTCGCAATTGCTTTATGGGGAAGGCTTTAAAGTTTTGGAACAGCAAAAAAAGTGGTCGAAGATCCGTAACGCCTATGACCACCATGAAGGATGGGTCGAAAACGGGCAATACCGTGAAATTACTGAAGATGAATATAAAGGATTGACCTCTGGGGCGGAAGAACTGTCGCAAGACCTTATAGCGCATATAGCTCTTTCCAATCAAAGCTTGATGCCCATTTTGTTCGGTTCGATTACCAGTGGAAGCCAATTGTTGAAGCACCACTTTGAGGGCAATGCGGTGCAGGGTGCCAAGAAAAAGAAAAACTTGGTCGAAACCGCCTTGCTCTATTTGAATGCGCCGTTTCTCAGTGGTGGCAAGACCCCCTTTGGGGTCGATGCTTCCGGATTTTCACAAATGGTGTACAGAATTAATGGATATCAATTGAAAAGGGATGTTGAAGAACAATCTAGAGAAGGCCAAGCCCTTAGTTTCATTGAGGAGAGTGAGCCGGGCGACCTCGCTTTTTTTGATGATAAGGAAGCCAGGATCGATCATGTCGGGATCATTTTGCCCGACAATTACATCATTCATGTCAACGGTAGGGTGAGAATCGATAGATTGGACCATACAGGCATTTTCAACACCGAAATCAATAGATATACCCATCAACTTAGGGTGATCAAGAAAATAGCATAA
- a CDS encoding tetratricopeptide repeat protein, with amino-acid sequence MKTRILIALTVLATTVGFAQKDEIKAAEKAMKNGDAATAKAALEGAASTVDGADAKLQAHYYFVKGNVYADLAQKGDTGAFEPAIEAYQKTISVEEESGKAKYSNEAKQKLSQMTSDLVNAAVADNNNKKFKEGAEKLYMSFKLSPTDTIYLYYAASSAVNGAHYDEALAYYNELKELNYDGSETKYSATEIASGETVEMAAQEYDLYKKSNAYKDFKEEKTPSKKAEIVKNIALIYQQQGKNEEALAAYEDAIKSNPDDVNLVLNKANLYYTMGDKDKFKELMAEASAMAPDNPDLLYNIGVINMEQGNIEEARDAYKKALAVDPSYVNALLNLSTTYVNEGNALIDEMNSLGTSRADTERYEELKQKKDDLFQEGATVLEEALKANPDNESILTQLKNIYGALGDTENFMRVKKLLGE; translated from the coding sequence ATGAAAACTCGAATTTTAATAGCACTCACTGTATTGGCAACTACAGTGGGCTTTGCACAGAAAGATGAAATAAAAGCTGCTGAAAAAGCCATGAAAAATGGTGATGCCGCTACGGCCAAGGCAGCTTTGGAAGGAGCCGCCTCAACCGTTGACGGGGCCGATGCCAAATTGCAGGCACACTACTACTTTGTCAAAGGAAATGTATATGCCGATTTGGCGCAAAAAGGAGACACAGGTGCCTTCGAACCCGCCATTGAAGCTTATCAGAAAACTATTTCTGTAGAAGAAGAAAGCGGTAAAGCCAAATATTCAAATGAGGCCAAGCAAAAGCTTTCGCAGATGACCTCTGATCTGGTCAATGCGGCAGTTGCTGACAATAACAATAAGAAATTCAAAGAAGGTGCCGAAAAACTCTATATGAGCTTTAAGCTTAGCCCTACTGACACCATCTATCTTTATTATGCGGCCAGTAGTGCGGTAAATGGCGCACACTATGACGAGGCGTTGGCCTACTACAATGAACTAAAAGAGCTGAACTATGACGGTTCAGAAACAAAATATTCTGCAACCGAGATTGCAAGTGGCGAGACTGTTGAGATGGCCGCACAAGAATACGACCTTTACAAAAAGTCGAATGCGTACAAAGATTTCAAGGAAGAAAAGACTCCTTCAAAAAAAGCGGAAATCGTCAAGAACATTGCCTTGATCTATCAACAGCAGGGCAAAAATGAAGAAGCCTTGGCGGCTTATGAAGATGCTATCAAAAGTAATCCTGATGACGTGAACCTTGTCTTGAACAAAGCAAACCTCTATTACACCATGGGCGACAAAGACAAGTTTAAGGAGTTGATGGCCGAAGCATCTGCAATGGCTCCTGACAATCCTGATCTTCTTTATAATATTGGCGTCATCAATATGGAGCAAGGAAATATTGAGGAAGCCCGTGATGCCTATAAAAAAGCACTCGCAGTCGATCCTAGTTATGTGAATGCATTGTTGAACCTTTCAACCACTTATGTAAACGAAGGCAATGCCCTTATCGATGAGATGAACAGTTTGGGTACTTCAAGGGCCGATACCGAACGATATGAAGAATTGAAGCAGAAAAAGGACGATTTGTTCCAAGAAGGTGCAACGGTTTTGGAAGAGGCCCTTAAGGCAAATCCCGATAACGAAAGCATTCTTACCCAGTTAAAGAATATTTATGGCGCCTTGGGCGACACTGAAAACTTCATGAGAGTCAAGAAGTTGTTGGGCGAATAG
- the gyrA gene encoding DNA gyrase subunit A: MAEGEKLIPINIEDEMKSAYIDYSMSVIVSRALPDVRDGLKPVHRRVLYGMHELGVRSTSSHKKSARIVGEVLGKYHPHGDTSVYDTMVRMAQEWSLRYMLIDGQGNFGSIDGDSPAAMRYTEARMRKIADEMLADIDKDTVDHQLNFDDSLEEPTVLPTKIPNLLVNGASGIAVGMATNMPPHNLSEVVDGTIAYIDDNTIEIDELIQHIKAPDFPTGGIIYGYDGVKEAFHTGRGRVVMRAKATFEEVQGRECIIVTEIPYQVNKAEMIKKTADLVNDKKIEGISTIRDESDRKGMRIVYVLKRDAIPNIVLNMLYKYTALQSSFSVNNIALVKGRPQLLNLKDIIHHFVEHRHEVVVRRTQFELKKAEDRAHILQGLIIASDNIDEVIEIIKASSNVEEARSNLIKRFKLTEVQAKAIVEMRLRQLTGLEQDKLREEYDELLKTIEDLKDILAKKERRMNIIKEELLQVKEKYGDDRRSEINFAGGDLSIEDMIPDEQVVITISHAGYIKRTPLSEYKTQNRGGVGQKASSTRNEDFLEHLFVGTNHQYMLFFTQKGKCFWMRVFEIPEGSRTSKGRAIQNLINIDQDDKVKAFICTRDLKDEDYVNSHYVIMATKKGTVKKTSLEQYSRPRQNGIIAISIREDDELLEAKLTTGTSQILLGLKSGKAIRFEESKTRPMGRNAAGVRGISLAHENDEVIGMISVHNFEDDILVVSENGYGKRSTIDDYRITNRGGKGVKTISITEKTGNLVAIKNVSDSDDLMIINKSGIAIRMSVEDLRVMGRATQGVKLINLKDSDSIAAVAKVMKDEDAVDDTELRNIEVKGEDGMALDEGKDETEK, encoded by the coding sequence ATGGCTGAAGGAGAAAAATTGATACCTATCAATATAGAGGATGAGATGAAATCTGCCTACATCGATTATTCGATGTCGGTCATTGTGTCACGTGCCCTGCCAGATGTCAGGGATGGTCTAAAACCAGTTCATCGAAGGGTACTTTACGGGATGCACGAATTGGGTGTTCGTTCAACCAGTTCCCATAAAAAGTCGGCGCGTATCGTAGGTGAGGTACTGGGTAAGTACCACCCCCACGGCGACACTTCCGTTTATGATACTATGGTTCGTATGGCACAGGAATGGAGCCTACGCTACATGCTCATCGATGGCCAGGGCAATTTTGGATCCATCGATGGTGATAGTCCGGCGGCCATGCGATACACCGAGGCCCGGATGCGAAAAATCGCTGATGAGATGTTGGCCGATATCGACAAAGACACGGTCGATCACCAGTTGAATTTTGATGATTCGTTGGAAGAACCGACAGTGCTTCCCACCAAAATCCCGAATCTTTTGGTAAACGGTGCTTCGGGCATTGCCGTGGGCATGGCCACCAACATGCCACCACATAACCTTTCTGAAGTGGTCGATGGCACCATTGCCTATATCGACGACAATACTATCGAAATCGATGAGTTGATTCAGCATATCAAGGCCCCTGATTTCCCTACTGGGGGAATCATATATGGCTACGATGGTGTCAAAGAGGCATTTCATACCGGTCGTGGCAGAGTGGTCATGAGGGCCAAGGCGACCTTTGAAGAGGTTCAAGGAAGAGAATGTATCATCGTAACCGAAATACCTTATCAGGTAAACAAGGCCGAAATGATCAAAAAGACGGCAGACCTTGTCAACGATAAGAAAATTGAGGGTATTTCGACCATTCGTGATGAGTCTGATCGAAAAGGTATGCGCATTGTCTACGTGTTGAAACGTGACGCAATACCCAACATAGTGCTCAACATGCTGTACAAATATACGGCACTCCAGTCTTCATTCAGTGTCAACAATATTGCATTGGTGAAGGGTAGGCCTCAGTTGTTGAACTTAAAGGATATCATACACCATTTTGTGGAGCATCGTCACGAAGTGGTTGTGAGAAGAACCCAGTTTGAACTCAAAAAAGCTGAAGACCGGGCCCATATTTTGCAGGGTCTCATCATCGCTTCTGATAATATTGACGAGGTAATCGAGATCATTAAGGCTTCCTCAAATGTTGAAGAGGCCAGAAGCAACCTTATCAAACGCTTCAAACTGACCGAAGTTCAGGCCAAGGCCATCGTTGAGATGCGATTGCGCCAATTAACGGGACTTGAGCAAGATAAGCTTCGCGAAGAATATGACGAGCTTTTAAAGACCATAGAAGACCTCAAGGATATTCTGGCCAAGAAAGAACGCCGAATGAATATCATCAAAGAAGAACTTCTTCAGGTAAAGGAAAAATATGGTGACGACCGTAGGTCTGAAATCAATTTTGCAGGGGGCGATCTCAGCATTGAGGACATGATTCCCGATGAGCAAGTGGTCATTACCATCTCGCACGCCGGATACATAAAACGTACTCCCCTTTCAGAATATAAGACACAGAACCGCGGTGGAGTCGGTCAAAAGGCTTCCTCTACTCGAAATGAGGATTTCTTAGAGCATCTTTTTGTGGGCACCAATCATCAATATATGCTCTTTTTCACCCAAAAGGGAAAATGCTTCTGGATGCGCGTCTTTGAAATTCCCGAAGGAAGTAGAACTTCAAAGGGAAGGGCCATTCAAAACCTGATCAACATTGACCAAGACGATAAGGTCAAAGCCTTTATCTGTACCCGTGACCTAAAAGACGAAGATTATGTGAACTCGCATTACGTCATTATGGCCACCAAAAAAGGTACGGTCAAAAAAACATCTTTAGAGCAGTATTCGCGTCCACGACAAAATGGTATCATCGCTATTTCGATTCGTGAAGATGATGAACTGTTAGAGGCCAAATTGACAACCGGTACCAGCCAAATTCTCTTAGGCCTTAAATCGGGCAAGGCGATTCGCTTTGAGGAAAGCAAAACACGGCCCATGGGTCGTAACGCGGCGGGTGTTAGGGGTATCTCCCTAGCCCATGAAAATGATGAGGTCATAGGCATGATCTCAGTGCATAATTTTGAAGATGACATCCTTGTTGTATCTGAAAATGGATATGGTAAGCGATCGACCATCGATGATTATCGCATTACCAATAGAGGTGGCAAAGGGGTAAAGACCATATCGATTACCGAAAAAACCGGTAATTTGGTGGCCATAAAAAATGTCAGTGATTCCGATGACCTCATGATCATCAACAAATCGGGCATTGCCATTCGAATGAGTGTTGAAGATCTTAGGGTAATGGGGCGTGCGACCCAAGGGGTCAAATTGATAAATCTGAAAGACAGTGATTCTATCGCGGCGGTGGCCAAAGTGATGAAAGATGAAGATGCGGTTGATGATACCGAACTGCGCAATATAGAGGTAAAAGGCGAAGATGGCATGGCTCTTGATGAAGGTAAAGACGAAACTGAAAAATAA